A region of Jannaschia sp. W003 DNA encodes the following proteins:
- a CDS encoding GMC oxidoreductase, with amino-acid sequence MRRIGLEEAARQRWDVILAGSSFAACFFARGLRGRGLRVLMVERGPYVDRETQLAQRHSDRPPVPAQRNSSGQPKDWAVRHQFGGCSNCWWGNTPRLHPSDFALRSRHGVAADWPFGYDALEPFMAEAEAVMEVAGGGSEHIVPRSRPYPHPAHAPTRAERRLMELDASWVPMPTARANGGSRASCCAAGSCSLCPVDAKFTILNGRDAFADPDLSLVVEAECRRVETAAGRATGITVRDASGRETALRGDLIGLAANPIGNAAILLRSGIGGARVGEGLHEQAGQFAWIDVPFDNYYGGTSITGLGYAFYDGPFRSEAASVLLESWNAPPSLRMERGKWLQRLKLKLVAEDIPLARNRIVLEEDEPVIEWTGHSAFTEAGLARAREGLSGLLPFAERIAFGPPEPTEAHIIGGTPMGATAAEGVVDAECRLFDVPNVACLGAGAFPTGGAANPTLTLAALSLRLGERAA; translated from the coding sequence ATGCGGCGGATCGGCCTGGAGGAAGCGGCCCGCCAGCGGTGGGACGTGATCCTCGCGGGGTCGTCCTTCGCGGCCTGCTTCTTCGCGCGGGGCCTGCGGGGCCGGGGGCTGCGGGTGCTCATGGTGGAGCGCGGCCCCTACGTCGACCGGGAGACGCAGCTCGCGCAGCGCCACTCCGACCGCCCCCCCGTGCCCGCGCAGCGCAACAGCTCGGGCCAGCCGAAGGACTGGGCCGTGCGCCACCAGTTCGGCGGCTGCTCGAACTGCTGGTGGGGCAACACGCCGCGCCTGCACCCGTCCGACTTCGCGCTGCGCTCGCGCCACGGCGTGGCGGCGGACTGGCCCTTCGGCTACGACGCGCTGGAGCCCTTCATGGCCGAGGCCGAGGCGGTCATGGAAGTGGCCGGGGGCGGCAGCGAGCACATCGTGCCCCGCTCGCGGCCCTATCCCCATCCGGCCCATGCGCCGACCCGCGCCGAGCGGCGCCTGATGGAGTTGGACGCGAGTTGGGTTCCGATGCCCACGGCCCGCGCCAACGGCGGCAGCCGGGCCTCGTGCTGCGCGGCGGGGTCCTGCTCGCTATGCCCGGTCGATGCCAAGTTCACGATCCTGAACGGCCGGGACGCCTTCGCCGACCCCGACCTGAGCCTCGTGGTGGAGGCCGAATGCCGGCGGGTCGAGACGGCGGCGGGGCGGGCCACGGGGATCACGGTGCGCGACGCCTCGGGCCGGGAGACCGCGCTGCGGGGCGATCTGATAGGCCTCGCCGCGAACCCGATCGGCAACGCGGCGATCCTCCTGCGCTCCGGCATCGGCGGCGCGCGCGTGGGCGAGGGCCTGCACGAGCAGGCCGGGCAGTTCGCGTGGATCGACGTGCCGTTCGACAACTACTACGGCGGCACCTCGATCACCGGGCTTGGATACGCGTTCTACGACGGGCCGTTCCGGTCCGAGGCGGCCTCGGTCCTGCTCGAGAGCTGGAACGCCCCGCCGTCGCTGCGGATGGAGCGGGGCAAGTGGCTGCAGCGCCTGAAGTTGAAGCTCGTGGCCGAGGACATCCCGCTGGCGCGCAACCGGATCGTGCTGGAGGAGGACGAGCCGGTGATCGAATGGACCGGGCACAGCGCCTTCACGGAGGCGGGGCTGGCCCGCGCGCGCGAGGGGCTGTCCGGACTGCTGCCCTTCGCGGAGCGCATCGCCTTCGGCCCCCCGGAGCCCACCGAGGCGCACATCATCGGCGGCACGCCGATGGGCGCCACGGCGGCGGAGGGCGTGGTCGATGCAGAGTGCCGCCTGTTCGACGTGCCGAACGTCGCCTGCCTCGGGGCGGGCGCCTTCCCGACCGGGGGGGCCGCGAACCCGACGCTGACGCTGGCGGCCCTGTCGCTCCGCCTCGGGGAGCGCGCCGCATGA
- a CDS encoding glycosyltransferase family 4 protein has product MRILVLAPQPFMTQRGTPIAVRMMLETLSARGDRVDLLTFPEGEDVEIEGCRIHRVPALPGLRGFAPGFSLRKLAADAVMLPMAGWRMARTRYDLVIGVEEAAFMAMALRPLFGVPFLADVDSSMPEQIDDKVGLPPWLRRLLDRAEGAMLRRAAGAVTCCRALQEIVESHAPEVPVRTVEDVTMLGEDRSVPEDCRFADPVVMYVGNLEGYQGVDLLIDAMARLDPATHPARLVVIGGGAAHVAAAKRRVEELGIGGRAHFLGPRPVEQLGRYLAAATITASPRTQGRNTPMKIYSYLDSGRPLLATRLPTHTQVLDDAIAILADPEPEAMAAALERLLEDAALRERLGAAAQARVAAEFSPAAYRRKLDGFLSDVIEPRLGRGAAPVAADAG; this is encoded by the coding sequence ATGAGGATTCTGGTGCTCGCGCCGCAGCCGTTCATGACGCAGCGCGGCACGCCCATCGCGGTCCGCATGATGCTCGAGACGCTGTCCGCGCGCGGCGACCGGGTCGACCTGCTGACCTTTCCCGAAGGCGAGGACGTGGAGATCGAGGGCTGCCGCATCCACCGCGTGCCGGCCCTGCCGGGACTGCGGGGCTTCGCGCCCGGCTTCTCGCTGCGCAAGCTGGCGGCCGACGCGGTGATGCTGCCGATGGCCGGCTGGCGGATGGCGCGCACGCGCTACGACCTCGTGATCGGCGTCGAGGAGGCGGCGTTCATGGCGATGGCGCTGCGGCCGCTGTTCGGCGTTCCCTTCCTCGCCGACGTGGACAGCTCGATGCCCGAGCAGATCGACGACAAGGTCGGCCTCCCGCCCTGGCTGCGGCGGCTGCTCGACCGGGCCGAGGGGGCGATGCTGCGCCGCGCCGCGGGCGCGGTCACCTGCTGCCGGGCGCTGCAGGAGATCGTCGAGAGCCACGCGCCGGAGGTGCCCGTGCGCACCGTCGAGGACGTGACCATGCTGGGCGAGGACCGGAGCGTGCCGGAGGACTGCCGCTTCGCGGACCCGGTGGTGATGTACGTGGGCAACCTCGAGGGCTACCAGGGCGTGGACCTGCTGATCGACGCGATGGCCCGGCTGGACCCCGCGACGCATCCCGCGCGGCTGGTGGTCATCGGCGGGGGCGCCGCGCACGTCGCCGCCGCGAAGAGGCGCGTCGAGGAACTGGGGATCGGCGGGCGCGCGCATTTCCTGGGGCCGCGCCCGGTGGAACAGCTCGGCCGCTACCTCGCAGCCGCCACGATCACCGCCTCTCCGCGGACCCAAGGCCGTAACACGCCGATGAAGATCTACTCCTACCTCGACAGCGGGCGCCCGCTGCTCGCCACGCGCCTGCCGACCCACACGCAGGTTCTGGACGACGCGATCGCCATACTGGCGGACCCCGAGCCGGAGGCGATGGCCGCGGCGCTGGAGCGCCTGCTGGAGGACGCGGCACTGCGCGAGCGCCTCGGCGCCGCTGCGCAGGCACGGGTCGCCGCGGAGTTCAGCCCCGCCGCCTACCGGCGCAAGCTCGACGGTTTCCTCTCGGACGTGATCGAGCCGCGCCTCGGCCGGGGCGCGGCCCCGGTGGCGGCGGACGCGGGCTGA
- a CDS encoding NAD(P)-dependent oxidoreductase: MTGATGFTGGHLARTLRARGYAVRALVRDGASPAARALERDGIELAQGDLTDAAAIDRAVAGRSHVFHIGAVYRSANHPDSYYDAVNRGAVAHVLDAGRRHGVARIVHCSTCGVHGDVAEIPATEETAFNPSDVYQRSKLAGEMLARAAIEAGAPVSIVRPTGIYGPGDLRFLKLFRTVENRTFRMFGSGEIAYHMSYIDDLVQGFVLCAEHPAAVGETFLIGSDRYTTLNGLVREVAAVLDVPPPRGRLPVAPLMAAATLCEVACRPFGIDPPLHRRRVSFFTKARAFSVDKAKRLIGYEPQVPLAEGLRRTAAWYRAEGHLRPAPAGVAA; this comes from the coding sequence GTGACCGGCGCGACGGGCTTTACGGGCGGCCATCTCGCCCGGACGCTCAGGGCCCGCGGCTACGCCGTGCGCGCCCTCGTCCGCGACGGGGCGAGCCCGGCCGCGCGAGCGTTGGAGCGCGACGGGATCGAACTGGCGCAGGGCGACCTGACCGACGCGGCCGCGATCGACCGGGCGGTGGCGGGACGAAGCCACGTCTTCCACATCGGTGCCGTCTACCGCAGCGCGAACCATCCGGACAGCTACTACGACGCGGTGAACCGCGGCGCCGTCGCGCACGTCCTGGACGCCGGCAGGCGCCACGGGGTCGCGCGCATCGTGCACTGCTCGACCTGCGGCGTGCACGGCGACGTGGCCGAGATCCCCGCGACCGAGGAGACCGCGTTCAATCCCAGCGACGTCTACCAGCGGTCCAAGCTGGCGGGCGAGATGCTGGCGCGGGCCGCGATCGAGGCCGGGGCGCCGGTCTCCATCGTCCGCCCCACCGGCATCTACGGGCCGGGCGACCTGCGCTTCCTGAAGCTGTTCCGCACGGTCGAGAACCGCACCTTCCGGATGTTCGGCAGCGGCGAGATCGCCTACCACATGAGCTACATCGACGACCTCGTGCAGGGCTTCGTCCTGTGCGCCGAGCACCCCGCCGCCGTCGGCGAGACCTTCCTGATCGGCTCCGACCGGTACACCACGCTGAACGGCCTGGTGCGCGAGGTCGCCGCCGTGCTCGACGTGCCGCCGCCGCGGGGGCGCCTTCCGGTCGCGCCGCTGATGGCGGCCGCGACACTGTGCGAGGTGGCGTGCCGCCCGTTCGGCATCGACCCGCCGCTGCACCGCCGGCGGGTGTCCTTCTTCACGAAGGCACGGGCCTTCTCGGTGGACAAGGCCAAGCGGCTGATCGGCTACGAGCCACAGGTTCCCCTGGCCGAGGGCCTCAGGCGCACCGCGGCGTGGTATCGCGCGGAGGGGCACCTGCGGCCCGCCCCGGCCGGGGTCGCGGCATGA
- a CDS encoding class I SAM-dependent methyltransferase, protein MSTVEGLHGPVADIGAPEADLDASTDRYARRFSGPAGRWLLARQTRILRELIAPWPRSRVLDVGGGHGQVAAPLREDGHAVHVHASSARALGRAAGVPGVEFGWGSLTDLPHPDRSFDVVTSFRILAHVGDWERLLAEACRVARHAVIVDFPAPGGFNLLEPVLFGLKRRIEGDTRRYVSLSRAEVSACARSHGFAHRHEIGQFVLPMVLHRKLARPAVSDRLERTLRAAGLGDRAGSPVIARITREAM, encoded by the coding sequence ATGAGCACGGTCGAGGGCCTCCACGGCCCCGTCGCCGACATCGGCGCGCCGGAAGCCGACCTCGACGCGTCGACGGACCGCTACGCGCGGCGCTTCTCGGGCCCGGCGGGGCGCTGGCTGCTGGCCCGGCAGACGCGGATCCTGCGCGAGCTGATCGCCCCGTGGCCCCGGTCGCGCGTGCTCGACGTCGGCGGCGGGCACGGCCAGGTCGCGGCCCCGCTGCGCGAGGACGGGCATGCGGTGCACGTCCACGCCAGCTCCGCGCGGGCGCTCGGGCGGGCGGCCGGGGTTCCCGGCGTCGAGTTCGGCTGGGGCTCGCTGACCGACCTGCCCCATCCGGATCGGAGCTTCGACGTGGTGACCTCGTTCCGCATCCTCGCCCACGTCGGCGACTGGGAGCGGCTGCTGGCCGAGGCCTGCCGGGTCGCGCGCCATGCGGTGATCGTCGACTTCCCCGCCCCCGGCGGCTTCAACCTGCTGGAGCCGGTCCTGTTCGGCCTCAAGCGGCGGATCGAGGGCGACACGCGGCGCTACGTGAGCCTGTCGCGCGCGGAGGTCAGCGCCTGCGCGCGGAGCCACGGCTTCGCCCACCGCCACGAGATCGGACAGTTCGTGCTGCCAATGGTGCTGCACCGAAAGCTCGCCCGCCCCGCGGTGTCGGACCGGCTCGAGCGCACGCTGCGCGCGGCCGGGCTCGGCGACCGGGCCGGATCTCCCGTGATCGCGAGGATCACCCGCGAGGCGATGTGA
- a CDS encoding glycosyltransferase family 2 protein — translation MPIDISAIVPILNEEESVALMRERVVAALEPLGRPFEVIFVDDGSTDRSFELLAAMAAEDPRIVVLKFRRNAGQTAAMTAGIEYARGALLVTMDGDLQNDPADIPMMLAKIEEGYDLVVGWRMNRQDKWLSRKLPSMIANRLIGSVTRLPIRDNGCSLKVYRAELIKKVPLYSDMHRFIPAMTLPLGGRIAEVGVRHHARQFGESKYGLSRIYKVLIDLIAIKTILLFARQPLRRFAALAGLAALGAALAVWPIVSAGAEAGGGSVMVYTTIATLLGSLAIFLMLLGSVTALVFRRAAEMTPSWLDDG, via the coding sequence ATGCCCATAGACATCTCGGCCATCGTGCCGATCCTGAACGAGGAGGAGAGCGTCGCGCTCATGCGCGAGCGCGTGGTCGCGGCGCTGGAGCCGCTCGGCCGCCCCTTCGAGGTGATCTTCGTCGACGACGGCTCCACCGACCGCAGTTTCGAGCTTCTGGCAGCCATGGCCGCCGAGGACCCCCGGATCGTGGTGCTCAAGTTCCGGCGCAACGCCGGGCAGACGGCGGCCATGACCGCCGGCATCGAGTACGCCCGCGGCGCGCTCCTTGTGACGATGGACGGCGACCTGCAGAACGACCCCGCTGACATTCCCATGATGCTCGCCAAGATCGAGGAGGGCTACGACCTCGTGGTCGGCTGGCGCATGAACCGCCAGGACAAGTGGCTGTCGCGCAAGCTGCCCTCGATGATCGCCAACCGCCTGATCGGGAGCGTGACGCGCCTGCCCATCCGCGACAACGGCTGCTCGCTGAAGGTCTACCGCGCCGAGCTGATCAAGAAGGTGCCGCTCTACTCGGACATGCACCGCTTCATTCCCGCGATGACCCTGCCCCTGGGGGGGCGCATCGCGGAGGTCGGCGTGCGCCATCACGCGCGCCAGTTCGGCGAGTCGAAGTACGGCCTGTCGCGGATCTACAAGGTGCTGATCGACCTCATCGCGATCAAGACGATCCTGCTGTTCGCGCGCCAGCCGCTGCGCCGCTTCGCGGCCCTCGCCGGCCTCGCGGCCCTGGGCGCCGCGCTCGCGGTCTGGCCGATCGTCTCCGCCGGGGCGGAGGCGGGCGGCGGCAGCGTCATGGTCTACACCACGATCGCCACGCTTCTGGGGTCGCTCGCGATCTTCCTGATGCTGCTGGGCTCCGTGACCGCGCTGGTCTTCCGGCGCGCGGCGGAGATGACCCCGTCGTGGCTC